The following are from one region of the Gossypium hirsutum isolate 1008001.06 chromosome D03, Gossypium_hirsutum_v2.1, whole genome shotgun sequence genome:
- the LOC107939002 gene encoding uncharacterized protein has protein sequence MDWFSWLSKTGLAPSFVYEYALAFSHNELEEEDIVYFNHEFLQSMGISIAKHRLEILKLARKERGVTPRPFSRLLLAIKRTKRSLGKYIRTWVRRQEHSALVVVNPRSRSGYANKWKGAMLKRNKKLMVGTQGRLLLTNGTPLLVSGTARVESFSSPMVFDYQKEKMDGEDEDGYWSTAVEDIRWDTMFQDLKPT, from the coding sequence ATGGACTGGTTTTCTTGGCTCTCAAAAACTGGCCTGGCCCCATCCTTTGTCTACGAGTACGCCCTTGCTTTCTCCCACAACGAGCTTGAAGAAGAAGATATAGTTTACTTCAACCATGAGTTTCTTCAAAGCATGGGCATCTCAATAGCTAAACATAGGCTTGAAATTCTCAAGCTCGCTAGGAAAGAGAGAGGGGTGACCCCAAGACCATTTTCAAGGCTTCTATTGGCAATCAAGAGAACCAAAAGGAGCTTAGGCAAGTACATTAGGACATGGGTTCGCCGCCAAGAACACTCGGCTCTTGTTGTGGTTAACCCAAGGAGTCGGTCCGGGTATGCTAATAAATGGAAAGGGGCAATGTTGAAGAGAAACAAGAAGCTGATGGTGGGTACACAAGGCAGGCTTTTGCTCACGAACGGGACTCCTTTGCTGGTATCGGGCACTGCTAGAGTTGAGAGCTTTTCAAGTCCTATGGTTTTCGATTACCAGAAGGAGAAAATGGATGGGGAGGATGAAGATGGATATTGGTCAACTGCTGTTGAAGACATCAGGTGGGATACTATGTTTCAGGATTTGAAACCAACTTGA